A section of the Suncus etruscus isolate mSunEtr1 chromosome X, mSunEtr1.pri.cur, whole genome shotgun sequence genome encodes:
- the SLC38A5 gene encoding sodium-coupled neutral amino acid transporter 5 — protein MEIQEPKMNGTVPVGAVGYRQELEGFLPSQGAAPGRKPDQFMDFEGKTSFGMSVFNLSNAIMGSGILGLAYAMAHTGIIFFLALLLCIALLSSYSIHLLLICAGVVGIRAYEQLGQKALGPAGKVVVAMVICLHNVGAMSSYLFIIKSELPLVIGTFLGMDPEGVWFLTGNLLIIIVTVFIILPLALMKHLGYLGYTSGLSLTCMVFFLISVIYKKFELGCAIWHNKTAEIQSNSSPGLLSEGFNRSCEPQMFTVDSQMFYTVPIMAFAFVCHPEVLPIYTELSRPSKQRMQAVANVSIGAMFIMYGLTATFGYLTFYSSVEAEMLQMYSQQDLLILCVRLAVLLAVTLTVPVVLFPIRRALQQLIFPSKAFSWPRHVAIALIILVLVNVLVICVPTIQDIFGVIGSTSAPSLIFILPSVFYLRIVPSEVEHLFSWPKIQALCFGALGVIFMAISLGFMFTNWATGQSHIYGH, from the exons ATGGAAATCCAGGAACCAAAGATGAATGGAACGGTCCCAGTGGGAGCTGTGGG ATACAGGCAGGAACTTGAGGGTTTCCTGCCAAGCCAGGGAGCTGCTCCTGGGAGGAAGCCAGATCAGTTCATGGAT TTCGAGGGGAAGACATCATTTGGAATGTCCGTGTTCAATCTCAGCAATGCCATTATGGGCAGCGGCATCCTGGGGCTGGCCTATGCCATGGCTCACACAGGGATCATCTTCTTCTT GGCCCTGCTGCTATGCATTGCACTTCTGTCTTCATACTCCATCCATCTCCTGCTCATCTGTGCCGGTGTTGTAG GCATTCGAGCCTATGAGCAGCTGGGACAGAAGGCACTGGGGCCTGCTGGGAAGGTAGTGGTGGCCATGGTCATCTGTCTACACAATGTTGGGG CCATGTCCAGTTACCTGTTCATCATCAAGTCCGAACTCCCACTGGTTATTGGCACCTTCCTGGGCATGGACCCTGAAGG GGTCTGGTTCCTGACTGGAAACCTCCTCATAATCATTGTTACGGTGTTCATCATACTGCCCCTGGCTCTCATGAAACACTTGG GCTACTTGGGTTATACCAGTGGTCTTTCTCTGACATGTATGGTGTTCTTCCTCATATCA GTCATCTACAAGAAGTTTGAGCTTGGTTGTGCCATATGGCACAATAAAACAGCAGAAATCCAAAGCAATAGCTCCCCTGGCCTTCTCTCTGAGGGGTTCAACAGAAGCTGTGAGCCCCAGATGTTCACAGTAGACTCACAG ATGTTCTATACAGTGCCTATTATGGCTTTTGCCTTCGTCTGCCATCCAGAGGTGCTGCCCATTTACACGGAGCTCAGCCG GCCCTCCAAACAAAGAATGCAGGCTGTGGCCAATGTGTCCATTGGGGCCATGTTCATCATGTATGGGCTCACAGCGACCTTTGGATATCTCACCTTCTACA GCAGCGTCGAAGCGGAGATGCTACAGATGTATAGCCAGCAGGACCTGCTCATTCTCTGTGTACGCCTGGCTGTGCTGCTTGCAGTGACTCTTACGGTGCCAGTTGTGCTGTTTCCT ATCCGTCGGGCCCTGCAGCAACTGATCTTCCCAAGCAAGGCATTCAGCTGGCCCCGTCATGTGGCCATTGCTCTCATCATCCTTGTATTGGTCAATGTTCTTGTCATCTGCGTGCCAACCATACAGGATATCTTTGGAGTGATTG GGTCCACTTCAGCCCCCAGTCTCATCTTCATCCTCCCCAGTGTTTTCTACCTTCGAATTGTGCCCTCTGAAGTAGAGCACCTCTTCTCCTGGCCCAAGATCCAG GCTCTCTGTTTTGGTGCCCTGGGAGTGATCTTTATGGCCATCAGTCTAGGCTTCATGTTTACCAACTGGGCCACAGGCCAGAGTCACATATATGGACATTGA